AGCGGCAGGCCGAGGCGCTCCGCGGCGATCATCGCCATCACCGTGTACGTACCGGTGCCGATGTCGGACGCGGCGCTCGACACGACGAGCCGCCCGTCCGCATGCAGCACGGCCGACACGCGCGCCACCATCACGAGCGAATCCCAGATGCCCGTCGCCATGCCCCAGCCGATGAGTTCGTCGCCTTCGCGCATCGAACGGGGCTCGATGGGACGGTCGCGCCAGCCGAAGCGCTCGGCGCCGAGCCGGTAGCACTGGCGCAGCGCCTTGCTGGAGAACGGCTTGTCGTTCAGGTGATTGTGTTCCGCGTAGTTTTTCAGGCGCAGGTCGAGCGGGTCCATCTTGAGCGCGTACGCCAGCTCGTCCATCGCCACTTCCATCGCGTGCACGCCGTGCGCGGCGCCGGGGGCGCGCATGTCGATCGGTGTCGCGCGGTCCTGCTCGACGAGCCGGTAGCCGAGGTGGATGTTGTCGCAGGCGTACAGCTGCCCGGACCAGTTGACGACGACTTCCACGTAGTCCTCCAGGCGCGACGTTTCCTGGATCGCCTCGTGCCATACCGCCTGCAACTTGCCGTCGCGGTCGGCCGCCAGTTTGACCTTGTGCCACGTCTCCGGGCGGTGGCCGAAGCTGAACATCTGCTGGCGCGTGAGCACGACGCGCACGGAGCGCTTCAGCTTCAGCGCGCCCATCACGGCGAGCGGCAGCTGGTATTGCGGACGCAGGCCCAACCCGAACGCGCCGCCGACGTACGGATTGCGCACCGTGACCTTGTCCTTCGACAGCCCGAACACGTGCGACACATACCAGCGGCTGTTCTGCGAACTCTGGGTCTTGTCGTAGATCGTCAGGTGCCCGTCCGCGCCGTGGACGACGGTGGAAGCGAACATCTCCATCGGGTTGTGGTGCTCGACGGCGTTGTAGTACTCCGCCTCGATTTTAAAGGGCGCGGCATCGAATGCTCTGTCGGCGTCGCCTTTCGTGCCCGGCGGCGTGAAGCCCGCCTTCATCGGCCGCGGTGCGTAGGCCTTGTTCAGGCTCGCCAGCAGGTCGGTGTCGTGTTCCTCGACGTCGTACGTGACGCGCACGAGGCTGGCGGCGTGGCGCGCGGCCTCGAACGTCTCCGCCACGACGAGCGCCACCGGCTGGCCGCTCCAGAACACGCGGCTTGAAAACAAAGGCCGGAACGGCGAGCCGCCGGGCGCCGTCATGTCCTTGTACGCGAGGTCGTGCGCGCGCATCTTCGGCCGGTTCTCGTGCGTGATCACGTCGATCACGCCGGGCACGGCGCGGGCCGCGGCCGCATCGATGGCCTTGATGCGGCCGCGCGCGACGGTGCCGCTGACGACGACGCCGTACGCAAGATCCGGCGCCGGGATCTCGGCCGCGTAATGCGCTTCTCCCGTGACCTTGGCGCGGCCGTCGACGCGCGAGACGGCCATGCCGCCGTGCACGCGGCCCGTGCCGGTGGGTGCCGTCGGGGTGCGCAGTTCGGGGATCAGGTCGGTCATCGTTGCTCCCCTTTTTGCAGCGCCCTGGTCAATGCCTGGATGATGGCGTTCCGCGCCAGCGGTATCTTGAAATCGTTCTGGCCGTAGCCGCGCGCGCCTTGGAGGATGCGGTCGGCCGTCCGGGCGAACGCCGATTCGGTCGCGCGCTGGCCCGCGAGCAGGTCTTCCGCCGCCTCGACCCGCCACGGCTTATGCGCGACGCCACCCAGTGCGATGCGGGCCGCGCGGATCGTGCCGTCGGCGGCGACATCGAGCGCGGCCGCCACCGACACGAGCGCGAACGCGTACGACAGCCGGTCGCGCACCTTGATGTACTCGAAGCGCTGCGCGAAGCGGCGCGCGTCGGGCAGCACGATGTGCGTGATCAGTTCGCCGGGCTGCAGGACGCTGTCGACGTCGGGACGGTCGCCCGGCAGGCGGTGGAAGTCGGCGAAGGGAATCTGCCGCCCGCCGCTCGCCGCGCGCACGTGCACGGTCGCGTCGAGCGCGCGCAGGGCCACGCACATGTCGGACGGATGCGTGGCGATGCATTGCTCGCTCGTGCCGAGGATCGCCAGCTGGCGGTTGATGCCGGCCCTGGCGGGACAGCCCGTGCCCGGCTCGCGCTTGTTGCACGGCGTGCCCACGTCATAGAAATAGACGCAGCGCGTGCGCTGCAGCAGGTTGCCGCCGTTCGTCGCCATATTGCGCAGCTGGGGCGACGCGCCGGCCAGGATCGCGGCGGACAGCAGCGGATAGCGCTCGCGCACGAGCGGGGCCGACGCGGTGTCCGCGTTGCGGGCGAGGGCGCCCAGGCGCAGGCCGTCGCCGTCTTCCTCGATGACGTCCAGGCCCGCGCTCGCGACCGGGTTGATGTCGACCAGGCCGGACGGTCGCATGACGCCTTCCTTGATCAGGTCCAATAGATTCGTGCCGCCGGCAATGGGCCGCGCGCCCGGCGCGGCGAGGGCGGCCAGCACGGCGTCGACGTCCTTCGGCTGGATGAACGTGAACGGGTTCATGGCCGGATGCCCATCACGTCGCAGACGGCCCGCGCGATCTGCGGATAGGCGCCGCAGCGGCACAGGTTCCCGCTCATCAGCTCGCGCACGTCGTCGGCCGTCTTCGCCTGGCCCTCGGCGACGAGGCCGGCCGCCGAACAGATCTGGCCCGGCGTGCAGTAGCCGCACTGGAACGCATCGTGGTCGATGAACGCCTGCTGCAGCGGATGCAGCGTATCGCTTGTGGCCAGGCCCTCGATCGTCGTGACCTCGTGGCCGTTCTGCATGACGGCAAGCGTGAGACAGGCATTGATGCGGCGGCCGTCCAGCAGCAACGTGCACGCGCCGCACTGGCCGTGGTCGCAGCCCTTCTTGGTGCCGGTCAGGCCGGCGCGTTCGCGCAGCAGGTCGAGCAGGGTGACCCAGGCTTCGACCTCGAAGGTGCGGTCCTGGCCGTTGATGCGCAGCCG
This genomic stretch from Massilia putida harbors:
- a CDS encoding xanthine dehydrogenase family protein molybdopterin-binding subunit, whose translation is MTDLIPELRTPTAPTGTGRVHGGMAVSRVDGRAKVTGEAHYAAEIPAPDLAYGVVVSGTVARGRIKAIDAAAARAVPGVIDVITHENRPKMRAHDLAYKDMTAPGGSPFRPLFSSRVFWSGQPVALVVAETFEAARHAASLVRVTYDVEEHDTDLLASLNKAYAPRPMKAGFTPPGTKGDADRAFDAAPFKIEAEYYNAVEHHNPMEMFASTVVHGADGHLTIYDKTQSSQNSRWYVSHVFGLSKDKVTVRNPYVGGAFGLGLRPQYQLPLAVMGALKLKRSVRVVLTRQQMFSFGHRPETWHKVKLAADRDGKLQAVWHEAIQETSRLEDYVEVVVNWSGQLYACDNIHLGYRLVEQDRATPIDMRAPGAAHGVHAMEVAMDELAYALKMDPLDLRLKNYAEHNHLNDKPFSSKALRQCYRLGAERFGWRDRPIEPRSMREGDELIGWGMATGIWDSLVMVARVSAVLHADGRLVVSSAASDIGTGTYTVMAMIAAERLGLPLERVTFQLGDSTLPLAPVEGGSSHVTTVGGGVAGACDKLKRALFKLAQKDPLFKGRKAKDVEFADGRIHLRGRPADGLRLTDLLAQARKDRLEEKFLMTPQMLKQRKYTRAVHSAVFVEVRVNEPLGMVRVTRAVSAVAAGRVINAKTAASQVSGAVVWGISQALHEETFTDHRLGRFMNHNFADYHVAAHKDIHDIQVIFADEEDRIVSKQLGAKGVGEIGIVGVAAAVANAVFHATGTRLRTTPITPDKVLLGDHEVPVRK
- a CDS encoding FAD binding domain-containing protein, with product MNPFTFIQPKDVDAVLAALAAPGARPIAGGTNLLDLIKEGVMRPSGLVDINPVASAGLDVIEEDGDGLRLGALARNADTASAPLVRERYPLLSAAILAGASPQLRNMATNGGNLLQRTRCVYFYDVGTPCNKREPGTGCPARAGINRQLAILGTSEQCIATHPSDMCVALRALDATVHVRAASGGRQIPFADFHRLPGDRPDVDSVLQPGELITHIVLPDARRFAQRFEYIKVRDRLSYAFALVSVAAALDVAADGTIRAARIALGGVAHKPWRVEAAEDLLAGQRATESAFARTADRILQGARGYGQNDFKIPLARNAIIQALTRALQKGEQR
- a CDS encoding (2Fe-2S)-binding protein encodes the protein MDACQQYPIRLRINGQDRTFEVEAWVTLLDLLRERAGLTGTKKGCDHGQCGACTLLLDGRRINACLTLAVMQNGHEVTTIEGLATSDTLHPLQQAFIDHDAFQCGYCTPGQICSAAGLVAEGQAKTADDVRELMSGNLCRCGAYPQIARAVCDVMGIRP